In Bactrocera oleae isolate idBacOlea1 chromosome 5, idBacOlea1, whole genome shotgun sequence, a genomic segment contains:
- the LOC138857254 gene encoding uncharacterized protein isoform X2, with translation MNLLIMKTKLLKKLLLAYCVHVEHFESVQSNYDSVITLYRRRKRRNLMILQHLRKKQLLCLEILQQTASQRALWKLKRRSEFWEINCNRNNDQFFKEHFRMSRASFDLLCGLLNNMKRADTNWRKAVALPKRIAIALFTLGSSVKYRAISEIFGVGISTVCAIVFEFCEEVWKTMSSYINKLPPKKEDIAGYISGFCKLGYPQCIGVIDGCHIKVRPNETIAKEYLNNRGWYSIILLALVDYRCRFLYVNIGAPGLCNYAQTYNASALRLLLNNNDLLTGYKKEIDGVQIPVHIIGDSTFEFSKSLMTPYPNDISLTESQKQFNNKLLACKGIVNNAFRHVKARFRRIGVGIDNRKGNAPLIIRATCILHNFLNEINDDMDEKWLEIQQMDTNRQNPTNTVVYCDDEPSVEKIRHTLCHYFSER, from the exons atgaatttgttaataatgaagacaaaattgcttaaaaaattacttttagcaTATTGTGTGCATGTTGAACATTTTGAGTCAGTACAATCTAATTATGATAGTGTAATAACACTATATAGGAGAAGAAAAAGACGAAACTTGATGATTTTAcaacatttaagaaaaaaacaacttttGTGCCTTGAAATATTACAGCAAACGGCATCCCAAAGAGCTTTGTGGAAATTG AAACGGCGATCTGAATTTTGGGAAATAAATTGTAATCGTAATAATGACCAATTTTTTAAGGAACATTTCCGAATGTCCCGTGCTAGTTTTGATTTACTATGTGGATTGCTTAACAACATGAAAAGAGCAGACACAAATTGGCGTAAAGCGGTAGCATTACCAAAACGTATTGCTATTGCGTTGTTTACCCTGGGTTCTTCCGTAAAGTACAGAGCAATTTCTGAAATATTCGGTGTTGGGATATCAACTGTGTGCGCAATTGTATTTGAGTTCTGTGAGGAAGTGTGGAAAACTATGTCATCATACATTAATAAATTACCTCCGAAAAAAGAAGATATAGCTGGATATATTTCTGGATTTTGCAAACTTGGTTATCCTCAGTGCATAGGTGTAATTG ACGGGTGCCATATAAAAGTGAGGCCGAATGAAACTATCGCTAAGGAATACCTAAATAACAGAGGCTGGTACTCCATTATTCTTCTAGCGTTAGTAGATTACAG ATGCCGCTTCCTATATGTTAACATTGGTGCTCCAGGGCTATGCAATTACGCACAAACTTACAACGCATCGGCACTACGacttttgttaaataataatgatttaTTAACAGGATATAAAAAGGAAATAGATGGAGTGCAAATACCAGTGCATATTATAGGTGACTCAACGTTTGAGTTTTCCAAGTCTTTAATGACACCCTACCCAAATGACATTTCTTTAACCGAGagtcaaaaacaatttaataataagCTATTGGCATGCAAAGGAATAGTAAATAACGCTTTTCGTCATGTAAAAGCACGTTTCCGACGTATAGGAGTCGGTATAGACAATAGAAAAGGGAATGCTCCACTTATTATTCGAGCCACCTGTATTTTACATAACTTTCTCAACGAAATAAATGATGACATGGACGAGAAATGGTTAGAAATACAGCAAATGGATACAAATCGCCAGAATCCTACAAATACTGTCGTTTATTGTGATGACGAACCGTCGGTCGAAAAGATAAGACATACGTTGTGTCATTATTTCAGTGAAAGATA A
- the LOC138857254 gene encoding uncharacterized protein isoform X1, producing the protein MNLLIMKTKLLKKLLLAYCVHVEHFESVQSNYDSVITLYRRRKRRNLMILQHLRKKQLLCLEILQQTASQRALWKLKRRSEFWEINCNRNNDQFFKEHFRMSRASFDLLCGLLNNMKRADTNWRKAVALPKRIAIALFTLGSSVKYRAISEIFGVGISTVCAIVFEFCEEVWKTMSSYINKLPPKKEDIAGYISGFCKLGYPQCIGVIDGCHIKVRPNETIAKEYLNNRGWYSIILLALVDYRCRFLYVNIGAPGLCNYAQTYNASALRLLLNNNDLLTGYKKEIDGVQIPVHIIGDSTFEFSKSLMTPYPNDISLTESQKQFNNKLLACKGIVNNAFRHVKARFRRIGVGIDNRKGNAPLIIRATCILHNFLNEINDDMDEKWLEIQQMDTNRQNPTNTVVYCDDEPSVEKIRHTLCHYFSER; encoded by the exons atgaatttgttaataatgaagacaaaattgcttaaaaaattacttttagcaTATTGTGTGCATGTTGAACATTTTGAGTCAGTACAATCTAATTATGATAGTGTAATAACACTATATAGGAGAAGAAAAAGACGAAACTTGATGATTTTAcaacatttaagaaaaaaacaacttttGTGCCTTGAAATATTACAGCAAACGGCATCCCAAAGAGCTTTGTGGAAATTG AAACGGCGATCTGAATTTTGGGAAATAAATTGTAATCGTAATAATGACCAATTTTTTAAGGAACATTTCCGAATGTCCCGTGCTAGTTTTGATTTACTATGTGGATTGCTTAACAACATGAAAAGAGCAGACACAAATTGGCGTAAAGCGGTAGCATTACCAAAACGTATTGCTATTGCGTTGTTTACCCTGGGTTCTTCCGTAAAGTACAGAGCAATTTCTGAAATATTCGGTGTTGGGATATCAACTGTGTGCGCAATTGTATTTGAGTTCTGTGAGGAAGTGTGGAAAACTATGTCATCATACATTAATAAATTACCTCCGAAAAAAGAAGATATAGCTGGATATATTTCTGGATTTTGCAAACTTGGTTATCCTCAGTGCATAGGTGTAATTG ACGGGTGCCATATAAAAGTGAGGCCGAATGAAACTATCGCTAAGGAATACCTAAATAACAGAGGCTGGTACTCCATTATTCTTCTAGCGTTAGTAGATTACAG ATGCCGCTTCCTATATGTTAACATTGGTGCTCCAGGGCTATGCAATTACGCACAAACTTACAACGCATCGGCACTACGacttttgttaaataataatgatttaTTAACAGGATATAAAAAGGAAATAGATGGAGTGCAAATACCAGTGCATATTATAGGTGACTCAACGTTTGAGTTTTCCAAGTCTTTAATGACACCCTACCCAAATGACATTTCTTTAACCGAGagtcaaaaacaatttaataataagCTATTGGCATGCAAAGGAATAGTAAATAACGCTTTTCGTCATGTAAAAGCACGTTTCCGACGTATAGGAGTCGGTATAGACAATAGAAAAGGGAATGCTCCACTTATTATTCGAGCCACCTGTATTTTACATAACTTTCTCAACGAAATAAATGATGACATGGACGAGAAATGGTTAGAAATACAGCAAATGGATACAAATCGCCAGAATCCTACAAATACTGTCGTTTATTGTGATGACGAACCGTCGGTCGAAAAGATAAGACATACGTTGTGTCATTATTTCAGTGAAAGATAG
- the LOC138857254 gene encoding uncharacterized protein isoform X3: MNLLIMKTKLLKKLLLAYCVHVEHFESVQSNYDSVITLYRRRKRRNLMILQHLRKKQLLCLEILQQTASQRALWKLKRRSEFWEINCNRNNDQFFKEHFRMSRASFDLLCGLLNNMKRADTNWRKAVALPKRIAIALFTLGSSVKYRAISEIFGVGISTVCAIVFEFCEEVWKTMSSYINKLPPKKEDIAGYISGFCKLGYPQCIDGCHIKVRPNETIAKEYLNNRGWYSIILLALVDYRCRFLYVNIGAPGLCNYAQTYNASALRLLLNNNDLLTGYKKEIDGVQIPVHIIGDSTFEFSKSLMTPYPNDISLTESQKQFNNKLLACKGIVNNAFRHVKARFRRIGVGIDNRKGNAPLIIRATCILHNFLNEINDDMDEKWLEIQQMDTNRQNPTNTVVYCDDEPSVEKIRHTLCHYFSER, encoded by the exons atgaatttgttaataatgaagacaaaattgcttaaaaaattacttttagcaTATTGTGTGCATGTTGAACATTTTGAGTCAGTACAATCTAATTATGATAGTGTAATAACACTATATAGGAGAAGAAAAAGACGAAACTTGATGATTTTAcaacatttaagaaaaaaacaacttttGTGCCTTGAAATATTACAGCAAACGGCATCCCAAAGAGCTTTGTGGAAATTG AAACGGCGATCTGAATTTTGGGAAATAAATTGTAATCGTAATAATGACCAATTTTTTAAGGAACATTTCCGAATGTCCCGTGCTAGTTTTGATTTACTATGTGGATTGCTTAACAACATGAAAAGAGCAGACACAAATTGGCGTAAAGCGGTAGCATTACCAAAACGTATTGCTATTGCGTTGTTTACCCTGGGTTCTTCCGTAAAGTACAGAGCAATTTCTGAAATATTCGGTGTTGGGATATCAACTGTGTGCGCAATTGTATTTGAGTTCTGTGAGGAAGTGTGGAAAACTATGTCATCATACATTAATAAATTACCTCCGAAAAAAGAAGATATAGCTGGATATATTTCTGGATTTTGCAAACTTGGTTATCCTCAGTGCATAG ACGGGTGCCATATAAAAGTGAGGCCGAATGAAACTATCGCTAAGGAATACCTAAATAACAGAGGCTGGTACTCCATTATTCTTCTAGCGTTAGTAGATTACAG ATGCCGCTTCCTATATGTTAACATTGGTGCTCCAGGGCTATGCAATTACGCACAAACTTACAACGCATCGGCACTACGacttttgttaaataataatgatttaTTAACAGGATATAAAAAGGAAATAGATGGAGTGCAAATACCAGTGCATATTATAGGTGACTCAACGTTTGAGTTTTCCAAGTCTTTAATGACACCCTACCCAAATGACATTTCTTTAACCGAGagtcaaaaacaatttaataataagCTATTGGCATGCAAAGGAATAGTAAATAACGCTTTTCGTCATGTAAAAGCACGTTTCCGACGTATAGGAGTCGGTATAGACAATAGAAAAGGGAATGCTCCACTTATTATTCGAGCCACCTGTATTTTACATAACTTTCTCAACGAAATAAATGATGACATGGACGAGAAATGGTTAGAAATACAGCAAATGGATACAAATCGCCAGAATCCTACAAATACTGTCGTTTATTGTGATGACGAACCGTCGGTCGAAAAGATAAGACATACGTTGTGTCATTATTTCAGTGAAAGATAG